The proteins below come from a single Synechococcus sp. WH 8101 genomic window:
- a CDS encoding DUF1156 domain-containing protein, producing the protein MTDHSVKRRKKLIEVAIPLEAINAACAHDKAIRRGHPRNIHYWFAPRPLAAAKAAIYCQCVDDPSSIPEDFPTPEQQEVERIRLFRVLCQALDWTNRSNKKFLDEARLEIKKSWTRCCNDNKDHPDAVNLFDPKRLPPFHDAFAGGGAIPLEAQALGFEVLASDLNPVAVLINKALIEVPPKYAKTLSVHPRLDDSELISVGENANGLCEDIVHYGRVLLGRAIDRIGSHYQPVKITADIVDSRPDLSKYLDQNLQCIAWIWARTVSSPDPSYSDCEVPLASTFILTSNSQSESWIEPIVSGNKYRLNVIKGRPPAAYKWRSGTKVNGANFKCLLSGAPITAKYIREEARKGRLGSQMIAIVLQGNKERVYITPTVDQLRLAQIEQPPWKPNTAFLQDALGFRVGNYGMSSWGDLYTNRQALALTTLCDELGALDLLVSSDIDKGIRLGRLSISDWSQEKKDSYIKAIRLYLSIAVSKTSNRSSSLCTFKSGVQCPGDVFSRQTLSMTWDFCEANILSGPSGSFESMVDTVVSGLRSVATSSEYKGVAFLEDAAQQKAGAARVVSIDPPYFDNIGYADLSDYFYVWLRRAIKADYPLLFGTIETPKHEELVATPARHGGKKGATEFFLDGMKKAVMAIAANSHPAYPMTIYYAFKQSETSSSSQSFSTGWEAFLDALVSTGLVITAAWPVSTERENRKRNQESNALSSSIVLSCRKRSANSSALSRSAFKRSLRNELQTFIAEFSKALISPADMAQAAIGPGMAIFSSANGVLNPDDSRMSVRDALIEINAALDECLSQGDGELDADSRFALTFFESFGYSERDFGDAEGLAKARNVSVEGVAKAGILRSVAGKAWLLRRDQLAYDWDPSCDERLCVWEATQHLIKRLEAGGEGAAAELLGQLKKVSGHGDLAANCRALAYRLYNHCEKTKQAEEARAYNGLVIAWPELERLAASQSTETTVQASLI; encoded by the coding sequence ATGACTGACCACTCCGTCAAACGCCGCAAGAAGCTGATCGAGGTCGCCATCCCGCTCGAGGCGATCAATGCTGCTTGTGCTCATGACAAAGCAATTCGTCGTGGGCATCCAAGGAATATACATTACTGGTTTGCGCCTCGACCACTTGCAGCGGCTAAGGCGGCTATTTATTGCCAATGCGTTGATGATCCGTCCTCGATTCCTGAAGATTTCCCAACCCCAGAACAGCAAGAAGTTGAAAGAATTCGCCTTTTCAGGGTTCTATGTCAGGCGCTTGATTGGACCAACCGCTCCAATAAGAAGTTTCTCGATGAAGCAAGGCTCGAAATCAAGAAGAGCTGGACCCGTTGTTGCAATGACAATAAGGATCATCCTGATGCGGTAAATCTTTTTGACCCCAAAAGACTGCCGCCATTCCATGATGCCTTTGCTGGAGGCGGGGCGATACCGCTAGAAGCGCAAGCCCTTGGATTTGAGGTCCTGGCTAGTGATCTCAATCCAGTTGCTGTGCTGATTAACAAGGCACTGATCGAAGTGCCACCCAAGTACGCAAAGACGCTCTCGGTTCACCCACGCTTAGATGATTCCGAGTTGATTAGCGTTGGCGAAAATGCAAATGGCTTGTGCGAGGATATTGTTCATTATGGAAGAGTTCTTCTGGGTCGAGCAATCGACAGAATTGGCTCCCATTATCAACCCGTCAAGATCACGGCCGACATTGTTGATTCCAGGCCTGACTTATCAAAATATCTTGATCAAAATCTTCAGTGTATTGCATGGATATGGGCTCGAACGGTTTCGAGTCCTGACCCATCATACTCGGATTGCGAAGTCCCACTGGCATCTACGTTTATCTTAACAAGTAATTCCCAGTCGGAGTCATGGATAGAGCCGATTGTATCTGGCAACAAGTATCGGTTGAACGTAATTAAGGGTCGGCCACCTGCTGCCTACAAGTGGAGATCAGGCACCAAGGTCAATGGTGCGAATTTCAAGTGCTTGCTGTCAGGGGCGCCTATAACTGCAAAATATATCCGCGAAGAAGCCAGGAAAGGCAGGCTAGGCAGTCAAATGATCGCGATTGTTTTGCAAGGTAACAAAGAGCGAGTTTACATAACGCCAACCGTAGATCAGCTAAGGCTTGCACAGATAGAGCAGCCACCTTGGAAACCAAACACGGCTTTTCTGCAGGATGCTCTGGGCTTTCGTGTCGGCAACTACGGCATGAGCAGCTGGGGCGACTTGTATACAAACAGGCAGGCACTGGCCCTCACCACTCTTTGCGATGAACTAGGTGCACTTGACTTGTTGGTCTCCAGCGACATAGATAAAGGAATTCGCCTAGGAAGGCTGTCTATAAGCGACTGGAGCCAGGAAAAGAAAGATAGTTACATAAAGGCGATCAGGCTATATTTGTCAATTGCGGTGAGCAAGACGAGTAATAGATCGAGCTCTCTCTGCACATTTAAATCGGGTGTTCAATGCCCTGGCGATGTTTTTTCTAGACAGACATTGTCGATGACATGGGACTTTTGCGAGGCGAATATTCTCAGTGGGCCAAGTGGCTCCTTCGAAAGCATGGTTGACACTGTTGTGTCAGGCCTCAGGTCAGTAGCGACATCTAGTGAATACAAAGGAGTTGCGTTTCTTGAAGACGCGGCGCAGCAGAAAGCGGGAGCGGCAAGGGTAGTATCAATTGATCCGCCTTACTTTGACAATATTGGCTACGCGGACCTCTCTGACTACTTCTATGTTTGGCTGAGAAGGGCTATCAAGGCAGATTATCCTTTGCTGTTTGGAACAATTGAAACACCAAAGCATGAAGAGCTGGTTGCCACTCCCGCTCGACATGGCGGGAAGAAGGGGGCTACCGAGTTTTTCTTGGATGGCATGAAAAAAGCTGTAATGGCTATTGCAGCGAATTCTCATCCAGCATATCCAATGACCATATATTATGCTTTCAAGCAGTCTGAGACGAGTTCATCGAGTCAGTCATTTAGCACAGGATGGGAAGCGTTCTTGGATGCGCTTGTTTCGACTGGTTTAGTGATTACAGCGGCCTGGCCAGTTAGCACCGAGCGAGAAAATAGAAAGCGTAATCAGGAGTCAAATGCTCTGTCGTCCAGCATTGTGCTGTCTTGCAGGAAGAGGTCTGCGAATTCATCCGCATTGAGCAGATCAGCATTCAAGAGGAGTCTGCGCAATGAACTGCAAACGTTTATAGCCGAATTCTCTAAAGCATTAATCTCTCCCGCTGATATGGCTCAGGCCGCAATTGGGCCTGGCATGGCTATTTTTAGCAGTGCAAATGGAGTTCTGAATCCAGACGACAGTCGCATGTCAGTGAGAGATGCTTTGATTGAGATTAATGCTGCGCTGGATGAGTGCCTGTCACAGGGTGATGGAGAGCTGGATGCTGACAGTCGCTTTGCTCTGACTTTCTTTGAGAGCTTTGGATATTCCGAGCGGGATTTTGGGGATGCTGAAGGCCTTGCCAAAGCACGCAACGTTTCTGTGGAAGGAGTAGCCAAGGCTGGCATTCTCCGGTCGGTAGCAGGCAAAGCATGGCTCCTGCGGCGCGATCAACTCGCATATGACTGGGATCCGAGTTGTGACGAACGTCTCTGCGTCTGGGAGGCCACCCAGCACTTGATCAAGCGGCTGGAAGCGGGTGGAGAAGGTGCGGCGGCCGAGCTATTGGGCCAGCTCAAGAAGGTTTCTGGACACGGCGACCTCGCAGCAAACTGCCGGGCACTGGCCTACCGCCTATACAACCACTGCGAGAAGACCAAACAAGCAGAAGAAGCCCGCGCCTACAACGGCCTTGTGATCGCCTGGCCCGAACTTGAGCGTCTAGCCGCATCCCAGAGCACCGAAACCACCGTTCAGGCTTCCCTGATCTAA
- a CDS encoding sacsin N-terminal ATP-binding-like domain-containing protein, with translation MNRQPPEYFEPIRQAAERRWQQLEADPELAGPWHQLFKQVQSPRHVLSELLQNADDAGATEASARVVNGVFEFTHNGEDFQPDHFASLCRFGYSNKRSLHTIGFRGIGFKSTFSLGPVVGIRTPSLSVFFEKDRFTLPCWYEDTTNDQNKTCILVEIQDKLRQAELAKNLAEWKQSPISLLFFRNIRRLTLDGHQLFWHSRGAGPVHGSEWYSLNDTESDRYLLARSEPEEFPSECVDEIKHERILGADSDFSLPPSRVELVLGASAGIYVVLPTSVKPDLPFACNGPFMQDPARVKIKDPETSPTNRWLLARVGRLAASCMVNWLANQALDMSSRAQAYQLIPKAGLSGSRTRAYFSIANQGGIEDECVEEVSQSFFHHIQHQRIVLAHDGCVEGSGSCIALEKEVQDIWESSFYTGILDPKKRKLISTAIPRETVDLLQKLEQIEKISRVLFCSLLQQIAPPNPGKEKLLRLWVYVSGEFTKPATGISLDELAIVPAADKNHLVPPRSTVRLGNSKSQLDESDLHWLASYVLFVDREWLIYLVDQDTDYALQQGKYSSITAKEAALSLLQRMGLADGTDTTKLVERIATSLSESRTLDGASCVRLAHICARLDCRVPKNFPYITQSGKIRHVARGVCHDQTKTIQGLLPSSYTDEHFIANDYWAVPHSCSTDEWDSWIASGKPGLKSLPPIAERKHEFRHSKDLLDHLQSNYGEPLETSLFPYKWERYSATQRYFIIDHDFDQQILAHWLNEQSVDTSLAVLVRYILETSSTDWFTKARLEIYQTNTNGLREKLVEGHEISASWLRRIRNSACIPDTRGNLCKPAELLRRSEETEPLIGVERFIEKRFDNEANDDILNALGVSAALPGPQLLLSLLNTLTALECPPRAEALKLYEQLDKLYLLSKSEEQSLILDAFKAENLILTEQGSWSSPLHVFISADGLEGSGIATVVESVRHLSLWRQLGLRERPDADSAVALVSAISLNSDLSTEVLNLLQILLRRFTDSVIDRCGVWLSLSKQLKLLTELPYGLSDEAFDTNSLFDETLDRCADLRFVDGYSLDLLLQQGTIQEITNSLSYQLTDAPDSTQLAFAKHEWLQTFGQCVSKIKPESTDKSNSVNAGIVLSQAPIYFRNDLRVTPILDGKPIGLAIEKDGALISSAIYVKQLPGPRLANLIPIIIGEYLQSADLQAAAAYCYERSDEIIREYFRVNYNVILTAPNFALAATSAPQAESTFQVTNPEEREYDHGSIVASQTSPEQSNQSHQEMFAKELEQEPIRTAHKEIPSFLKPNDFETVFTDAPASHSSTPSPEEASLGEYRGSALLGAADSPHEPSASPDINSDHQGRSESQSQPSEEPGVSAQYGVIAQYAQSLDLQEVSDGVFRGSDQTTLRRQRGELFPWILEAPSGLEIKRFLVRTSPIVASPLELDTVAFGLLERLPDGHSILLPDTSGRITEISGIQLQSMISDGRIKVYPSSYRLAAT, from the coding sequence ATGAACCGACAGCCACCTGAGTATTTCGAACCCATCCGCCAAGCTGCAGAGCGGCGTTGGCAGCAACTTGAGGCTGACCCTGAACTAGCAGGGCCATGGCATCAGCTGTTCAAGCAAGTTCAGAGTCCCAGGCATGTTCTTTCTGAGCTGCTCCAGAATGCCGATGATGCAGGAGCCACCGAAGCAAGTGCTCGTGTGGTTAACGGCGTCTTCGAGTTCACGCACAATGGCGAGGACTTTCAGCCAGACCACTTCGCATCCTTGTGCAGATTTGGATACTCAAATAAACGCTCACTGCACACCATTGGATTCAGGGGCATTGGCTTCAAAAGCACATTCAGCCTTGGCCCTGTTGTTGGGATTCGGACGCCATCCCTGAGCGTCTTTTTCGAGAAAGATCGATTCACGCTGCCCTGCTGGTATGAAGACACCACGAATGATCAGAATAAGACCTGCATCCTGGTTGAGATTCAAGACAAATTGAGGCAAGCTGAACTAGCAAAAAATCTCGCCGAATGGAAGCAGAGCCCTATCTCCCTGCTCTTTTTTAGGAATATCCGCAGGTTGACGCTGGACGGGCATCAGCTGTTTTGGCATTCCCGAGGGGCCGGACCGGTTCATGGCAGCGAATGGTATTCGCTGAATGACACTGAGTCAGACAGGTATCTCCTGGCGAGATCCGAACCCGAAGAATTTCCTAGCGAATGCGTAGACGAAATCAAACACGAAAGGATCTTAGGCGCGGACTCAGACTTTTCTCTGCCGCCCTCCAGGGTTGAACTCGTCCTTGGAGCGAGTGCAGGGATCTACGTTGTCCTTCCCACATCAGTCAAACCAGATCTTCCGTTTGCATGCAATGGCCCGTTCATGCAGGACCCAGCGCGGGTCAAGATTAAAGATCCTGAAACATCTCCTACAAATCGCTGGTTGCTTGCCCGCGTGGGGAGATTGGCTGCGTCATGCATGGTCAATTGGCTAGCAAACCAGGCACTCGACATGAGCTCAAGAGCTCAGGCCTACCAACTCATTCCGAAGGCTGGACTATCTGGCAGTCGAACGAGAGCTTACTTCAGCATTGCCAACCAAGGAGGAATCGAGGACGAATGCGTCGAAGAAGTCAGTCAGTCATTTTTTCACCACATACAACATCAGCGCATTGTCCTTGCCCACGACGGATGCGTGGAAGGGAGTGGCTCCTGCATTGCGCTAGAAAAAGAAGTCCAGGACATCTGGGAATCAAGCTTTTACACCGGTATCCTTGACCCAAAAAAAAGAAAACTAATCAGCACAGCCATACCACGGGAAACCGTAGATCTACTACAGAAGCTAGAGCAGATCGAAAAGATAAGTCGCGTACTTTTTTGTAGCCTACTCCAACAGATTGCGCCACCAAATCCAGGCAAAGAAAAACTCCTGAGACTCTGGGTCTATGTTTCTGGCGAGTTCACAAAGCCAGCAACTGGGATCAGCCTCGATGAGCTTGCGATTGTTCCCGCTGCAGACAAGAATCATTTAGTACCACCTCGCAGCACGGTCAGGCTAGGGAATTCAAAGTCACAGCTGGATGAGAGCGACTTACATTGGCTAGCAAGTTATGTACTTTTTGTTGACCGTGAATGGCTTATCTACCTCGTTGACCAAGATACCGACTATGCACTTCAGCAGGGTAAGTATAGTTCGATTACTGCGAAGGAGGCTGCTCTATCCCTACTCCAACGCATGGGGTTGGCCGATGGCACCGACACCACAAAGCTCGTTGAGAGAATCGCTACAAGCCTGAGCGAAAGTAGAACTCTCGACGGAGCATCGTGCGTACGGCTTGCTCACATCTGCGCACGGCTGGACTGCCGTGTTCCAAAGAACTTTCCCTACATCACCCAATCAGGCAAGATCCGGCACGTTGCAAGGGGGGTCTGTCATGACCAGACGAAGACGATTCAAGGTCTTCTCCCCTCTTCTTATACAGACGAGCATTTCATTGCGAACGACTACTGGGCAGTCCCACACTCATGTAGTACTGATGAATGGGATAGCTGGATCGCATCGGGAAAGCCAGGCCTGAAATCTCTGCCGCCAATCGCAGAGCGCAAGCATGAATTTCGGCATTCAAAAGATCTCCTTGACCACCTGCAGTCGAACTATGGTGAGCCGCTAGAAACCAGCTTGTTTCCCTACAAGTGGGAGCGATACTCCGCAACACAGCGGTACTTCATCATTGACCATGACTTCGACCAGCAGATTCTCGCACACTGGCTAAATGAACAGTCCGTCGACACGTCTCTAGCCGTATTGGTGCGCTATATCCTTGAAACTTCATCCACAGACTGGTTCACAAAAGCAAGGCTCGAGATCTATCAAACAAATACGAATGGGCTAAGAGAGAAACTCGTCGAAGGACACGAAATCTCTGCTTCCTGGCTGCGACGAATCCGCAATAGTGCGTGCATTCCAGATACTCGTGGCAATTTATGTAAGCCGGCTGAGCTACTAAGGAGATCAGAAGAAACAGAGCCGCTCATTGGTGTTGAGCGATTTATCGAAAAGCGGTTTGACAATGAAGCCAACGACGACATCCTCAATGCGCTTGGTGTGTCAGCTGCGTTGCCCGGCCCCCAACTCCTTCTTTCGCTACTCAACACTCTGACAGCACTCGAATGCCCCCCTCGAGCTGAAGCACTGAAGCTCTATGAACAACTCGACAAGCTTTATCTACTGAGCAAGTCAGAAGAGCAAAGCCTGATTCTTGATGCGTTCAAAGCTGAGAATCTGATTCTCACAGAGCAAGGCAGCTGGTCATCGCCTCTCCATGTCTTCATTTCTGCCGATGGCCTTGAAGGATCTGGCATCGCAACCGTCGTCGAATCAGTTCGGCATTTGTCGCTATGGCGGCAGCTGGGACTGCGAGAACGACCTGATGCCGACTCAGCCGTTGCCTTGGTAAGTGCGATCAGCCTCAACTCAGATCTGAGTACAGAAGTGTTGAACTTGCTGCAGATCCTGTTGCGCAGGTTCACCGACAGTGTGATCGATCGCTGTGGCGTCTGGCTTTCTTTATCCAAGCAACTCAAGCTTTTAACAGAACTTCCCTACGGACTTTCTGATGAGGCGTTCGATACCAACTCGCTCTTTGACGAGACTCTTGATCGGTGCGCCGATCTGCGTTTTGTTGATGGCTACTCCCTAGACCTCCTGCTACAGCAAGGCACTATTCAGGAAATCACGAACTCACTGAGTTACCAATTAACAGACGCTCCAGACAGCACTCAATTAGCTTTTGCAAAGCATGAATGGCTCCAGACCTTTGGCCAGTGCGTCAGCAAAATCAAGCCAGAATCAACTGACAAAAGCAATTCGGTTAATGCCGGCATTGTTCTATCGCAGGCGCCGATCTACTTCCGGAATGATCTGCGCGTAACTCCAATCCTGGATGGAAAACCGATTGGACTAGCCATCGAAAAGGATGGAGCCTTGATTTCGAGCGCGATCTACGTAAAACAACTTCCAGGCCCGCGACTAGCCAATTTAATCCCAATCATCATTGGCGAGTATCTTCAGAGTGCAGACCTACAGGCAGCAGCAGCTTATTGCTATGAGCGATCGGATGAAATCATAAGAGAATATTTTAGAGTAAACTATAACGTAATTTTGACCGCTCCCAACTTTGCGTTGGCCGCCACCAGTGCACCTCAGGCCGAATCAACTTTCCAGGTTACGAATCCAGAGGAACGCGAATACGACCATGGGTCCATAGTAGCAAGCCAAACCAGCCCTGAGCAATCAAATCAGTCACACCAGGAGATGTTCGCAAAGGAATTAGAACAGGAACCCATTCGCACAGCGCACAAAGAAATACCCTCCTTCCTCAAGCCAAATGATTTTGAAACTGTATTCACCGATGCGCCCGCATCTCACTCATCCACGCCATCGCCAGAAGAGGCCTCTCTGGGCGAATATCGGGGTTCAGCCCTGCTTGGTGCAGCAGATAGCCCACATGAACCGAGTGCCTCTCCTGATATAAATAGTGACCACCAAGGCAGATCTGAATCACAATCTCAACCAAGCGAAGAACCAGGAGTCTCTGCTCAATATGGTGTCATAGCACAATATGCACAGTCGCTAGACCTTCAAGAGGTAAGCGATGGTGTTTTCCGTGGCAGTGATCAAACAACATTGCGCCGACAGCGAGGTGAACTTTTCCCATGGATTCTTGAAGCGCCTTCAGGCCTAGAGATCAAGCGTTTTCTCGTTAGGACATCACCCATCGTTGCATCCCCTTTGGAGCTAGATACGGTTGCATTTGGCCTCCTCGAGCGCCTTCCTGATGGACACTCAATCCTTCTTCCTGACACCAGCGGACGCATTACAG
- a CDS encoding DUF499 domain-containing protein, with amino-acid sequence MAISNRDRIGKALDQLRDAMLPYISSQLYDNVGTNWQDRLPPQANNLQDVSVLLGLFMEHWQTVFKRLLSQSDRAYVSELKEARNKWAHSEAMSSDDVDRYLDTAVRLCRNINASEQAEAIRTMREELQQQVFNERARNRTRYQATIANEVESGLKPWREVITPHPDVISGKYQQAEFAADLDLVQRGIGSAEYTDPVEFYRRTFITDGLKELLRIALQRLNGQGGEPVIELQTNFGGGKTHSMLALYHLSSGTPLANLPGLDEVCSELGINSVPKASRAVLVGTAFNPSKVDVKPDGTEVHTLWGELAYQLGGAAAYAQIAESDQQQVAPGARALAALFEAHGPCLILVDEWVAYARNLVDKSDLPAGTYDTQLTFAQQLTEATKQVVNALLLISVPQSINEIGGSNGELACNGLKNVVTRLAYQWRPATGNESFEIVRRRLFEPITTQDDGANRDAVVRKFCDMYAANRADFPAQAREPGYRDLLTSAYPIHPELFDRLYEDWSTLDRFQRTRGVLRLLALTIEGLWNGNSKDLLIMPSSMPIDDNDVKNELVRFLDNQWEPIISQDVDGGQSIPTRLDAENPNFGRVSACKRVARSLYMGTAPGATRERKGINDQSVKLACVMPGEPIAVFGDALRRLGDRGRYIQQDGDRYWIDTSPNLNRTAEDYRESYLRQEDELVAELNTLISKEAARRGDFAGVHTAQIDSSGIPDEPSTRLVLLAAQYTHRKGVEFSSAMQWTTQCLQSKGNAPRQFMNTLVFLAPDGQNLDNLFLALAERRAWQRVLDEKLLLNLTVNQENQAAAKVEDANRTIDARIPETWSHLLVPYQSEPGPHGANWDEKRLSGGKGSLAERASEKCVQEDLLANQLGARAIRDKLNAFLWRERPHVQVRELVDWCRKYLYLPRVTTDQVILDALVNAQAAMSGETTFHLADAIDESTGRYNGLRPQQASSSQLPNLNSLIVKDEVAQAQIAADKAAAQQAAAATESGASSFTASNFTNTNPSSPGIGRAVAKPAGEGTTTDPTTTSAESSKPAQPTRYVASVKLDPTRASLQMSTFVEEVMSHLQALPGVQIEMTLEVQVNAPGGIDEQTARIVLENSAALKVEKPGLY; translated from the coding sequence ATGGCCATCTCTAACCGCGACCGCATCGGCAAGGCTCTCGATCAGCTCCGTGATGCCATGCTCCCCTATATCTCCAGCCAGCTCTACGACAACGTCGGTACCAACTGGCAAGACCGCCTGCCGCCTCAGGCCAACAACCTCCAAGACGTCTCCGTTCTGCTGGGCCTGTTCATGGAGCACTGGCAAACGGTGTTCAAGCGGTTGCTCAGCCAGTCCGACCGTGCCTACGTCAGTGAACTGAAGGAAGCCCGCAACAAGTGGGCCCACTCGGAAGCGATGTCGTCGGACGACGTTGACCGTTATCTCGACACCGCTGTTCGCCTCTGTCGCAACATCAACGCCAGCGAGCAGGCAGAAGCGATCCGCACCATGCGGGAAGAGCTGCAGCAGCAGGTCTTCAACGAGCGCGCCCGCAACCGCACCCGCTATCAGGCCACCATCGCCAACGAGGTGGAATCCGGCCTCAAACCCTGGCGGGAGGTGATCACGCCGCACCCGGATGTGATCAGCGGCAAATACCAACAAGCCGAATTCGCCGCCGATCTCGATCTGGTGCAACGCGGCATCGGCAGCGCGGAATACACCGACCCGGTTGAGTTCTACCGGCGCACCTTCATCACCGATGGCCTGAAGGAACTGCTGCGCATCGCCCTGCAGCGCCTCAACGGCCAGGGCGGTGAACCGGTAATCGAGCTGCAAACCAACTTCGGTGGTGGCAAAACCCACTCGATGTTGGCGCTCTACCACCTGAGCTCCGGCACTCCCCTGGCCAACCTGCCCGGCCTTGATGAGGTGTGCAGCGAGCTGGGTATCAACAGTGTTCCCAAGGCTTCACGGGCCGTGTTGGTGGGTACCGCCTTCAACCCGTCCAAGGTCGACGTCAAACCCGATGGCACCGAGGTCCACACCCTCTGGGGTGAACTGGCCTATCAACTCGGCGGTGCAGCGGCCTATGCCCAGATCGCCGAAAGCGACCAGCAGCAGGTGGCACCCGGTGCCCGTGCCCTCGCTGCCCTGTTTGAAGCCCATGGTCCCTGCCTGATCCTGGTGGATGAGTGGGTGGCCTATGCCCGCAACCTGGTCGACAAGTCCGACCTACCGGCCGGCACCTACGACACCCAGCTCACCTTTGCCCAACAGCTCACAGAAGCCACCAAGCAGGTGGTCAATGCCCTGCTGTTGATCTCGGTGCCCCAGAGCATCAATGAGATCGGCGGTAGCAATGGCGAGCTGGCCTGTAACGGCCTCAAGAACGTCGTCACCCGTCTCGCCTACCAGTGGCGTCCGGCCACCGGCAACGAGAGCTTCGAGATCGTGCGGCGCCGCTTGTTCGAGCCGATCACCACCCAGGACGACGGTGCTAACCGCGATGCGGTGGTGCGCAAGTTCTGCGACATGTACGCCGCCAACCGGGCTGATTTCCCCGCCCAGGCCCGTGAACCCGGCTACCGCGACCTGCTCACCTCCGCCTACCCGATCCACCCGGAACTGTTCGACCGTCTCTACGAAGACTGGAGCACCCTCGATCGCTTCCAACGCACGCGCGGTGTGTTGCGTCTGCTCGCCCTCACCATCGAAGGCCTCTGGAACGGCAACAGCAAAGACCTGCTGATCATGCCCAGCTCGATGCCGATCGACGACAACGACGTGAAGAACGAGCTGGTGCGCTTCCTCGATAACCAGTGGGAGCCGATCATTTCTCAAGACGTGGATGGCGGCCAATCGATCCCCACCCGCCTCGATGCCGAGAACCCCAACTTCGGCAGGGTGAGCGCCTGCAAGCGTGTGGCCCGCAGCCTCTACATGGGTACGGCCCCCGGTGCCACGCGTGAACGCAAAGGCATCAACGACCAGAGCGTGAAGCTCGCCTGCGTGATGCCCGGTGAACCCATTGCTGTCTTCGGCGACGCCCTGCGGCGGCTGGGGGATCGCGGCCGCTACATCCAGCAAGACGGCGACCGCTACTGGATCGACACCAGCCCCAACCTCAACCGCACCGCTGAAGACTATCGCGAGAGCTACCTGCGCCAAGAAGACGAGCTGGTGGCGGAGCTCAACACTCTGATCAGCAAGGAGGCCGCCAGGCGAGGTGATTTCGCCGGTGTGCACACCGCTCAGATCGACAGCAGCGGCATCCCCGATGAACCCTCCACCCGGTTGGTGTTGCTCGCGGCCCAGTACACCCACCGCAAAGGGGTGGAGTTCAGCTCCGCCATGCAGTGGACTACGCAGTGCCTGCAGAGCAAAGGCAATGCCCCCCGCCAGTTCATGAACACCCTGGTGTTCCTGGCACCAGATGGGCAGAACCTCGACAACCTCTTCCTGGCATTGGCCGAACGCCGCGCCTGGCAGAGGGTTCTCGATGAGAAGCTCCTGCTCAATCTCACCGTCAACCAGGAGAACCAAGCCGCCGCGAAGGTGGAGGACGCCAACCGCACCATTGACGCCCGCATCCCCGAAACCTGGTCTCACCTGCTGGTGCCCTACCAGAGCGAACCGGGCCCCCATGGCGCCAACTGGGATGAGAAGCGGCTCAGCGGCGGCAAGGGGTCCCTTGCTGAACGGGCCAGCGAGAAATGCGTGCAGGAAGACCTACTCGCCAACCAGCTCGGTGCCCGTGCCATCCGCGACAAGCTCAACGCTTTTCTCTGGCGCGAACGTCCCCACGTTCAGGTGCGCGAGCTCGTGGATTGGTGCCGCAAATACCTGTACTTGCCGCGCGTCACCACCGATCAGGTGATCCTCGACGCTCTCGTGAACGCCCAAGCGGCGATGAGCGGCGAAACCACCTTCCACCTGGCCGATGCCATCGATGAGTCCACCGGTCGCTACAACGGCCTCCGGCCCCAACAGGCCTCCAGCAGTCAGCTGCCCAACCTCAACAGCCTGATCGTCAAAGACGAGGTGGCCCAAGCGCAGATCGCTGCGGACAAAGCCGCTGCCCAACAAGCCGCCGCCGCAACAGAGTCCGGGGCGTCCAGCTTCACCGCAAGCAACTTCACCAACACAAACCCGTCCAGTCCAGGCATCGGCAGGGCTGTTGCGAAACCAGCTGGCGAGGGCACAACCACTGACCCAACAACCACATCCGCAGAATCATCCAAACCAGCGCAGCCAACGCGCTATGTGGCCTCGGTCAAGCTCGATCCCACCCGTGCCAGCCTGCAGATGAGCACCTTCGTGGAGGAGGTGATGTCACACCTGCAGGCCCTACCCGGCGTTCAGATCGAGATGACCCTGGAAGTGCAAGTCAACGCCCCCGGCGGTATCGATGAACAAACCGCTCGGATCGTGCTGGAGAACTCGGCGGCGCTAAAGGTTGAGAAGCCGGGATTGTATTGA